Proteins from a single region of Paraburkholderia sp. ZP32-5:
- a CDS encoding DUF899 domain-containing protein, which translates to MTTHTTGTRDEWLAARRALLDAEKAYTRRGDELAQQRQALPWVRVDKTYRFDTEAGGATLADLFRGRSQLLVYHFMFGPDYKAGCPSCSALADGFDGFAVHLAQHDVMLMAVSRAPLAKLQAYRQRMGWTFPWASSADGDFNFDFNVSFSEEQQRNGDIEYNYARNSHAMDVTPAPEPVAQFAATCGTDAATYSRDRPGMSAFVIEDGVVYHTYSTYARGVDGLWGMYQWLDRAPKGRNETGIWWRRHDEYER; encoded by the coding sequence ATGACGACACATACGACCGGAACACGCGACGAGTGGCTCGCCGCGCGACGTGCACTGCTCGACGCCGAAAAGGCCTACACGCGACGCGGCGACGAGCTCGCGCAGCAACGTCAGGCACTGCCGTGGGTGCGCGTGGACAAGACCTATCGCTTCGATACCGAAGCAGGCGGCGCGACGCTCGCCGACCTGTTTCGCGGACGCTCGCAACTGCTCGTCTATCACTTCATGTTCGGCCCCGACTACAAGGCGGGCTGCCCGTCGTGCTCCGCGCTCGCGGATGGCTTCGACGGCTTCGCCGTGCATCTCGCGCAGCACGACGTGATGCTGATGGCGGTGTCGCGCGCGCCACTCGCGAAGCTGCAGGCGTACAGACAGCGGATGGGATGGACGTTTCCGTGGGCATCGTCGGCGGACGGCGACTTCAACTTCGACTTCAACGTGTCGTTCAGCGAAGAACAGCAGCGCAACGGCGACATCGAATACAACTACGCGCGCAATAGCCACGCGATGGACGTGACGCCCGCGCCGGAGCCCGTCGCGCAGTTCGCGGCGACCTGCGGCACCGACGCGGCCACCTATTCGCGCGATCGCCCCGGCATGAGCGCGTTCGTGATCGAAGACGGCGTCGTCTATCACACGTATTCGACCTATGCGCGCGGCGTGGACGGGCTGTGGGGCATGTATCAGTGGCTCGATCGCGCGCCGAAGGGGCGCAACGAGACGGGCATCTGGTGGCGCCGTCACGACGAGTACGAGCGGTGA
- a CDS encoding DUF2182 domain-containing protein — protein MNALARAVRAGGKPAAPRRASVSGLAFAGICMVLFAASVAATLAQSLSMSAMGELPMPGGWSMSMLWMPTCGRSWARVALSFAGMWIVMMAAMMLPSLTQMLARYRDAVGSQVHSTQLALLTLRVALGYWVVWIAGGVAVFALGAALTTFELRSQALARAVPLAAGVVVLLAGALQLSAWKARHLACCRATPRVAANAAAAWRHGVRIGIHCGCCCAGLTAMLLVVGMMDLRMMAVVTAAITAERFSPNGARIARMVGAAALGGGLLLIVQACFSAAG, from the coding sequence ATGAACGCGCTCGCACGGGCCGTCCGCGCGGGCGGCAAACCGGCAGCCCCACGGCGCGCAAGCGTTTCCGGGCTGGCGTTTGCCGGCATCTGCATGGTGCTGTTCGCCGCGAGCGTCGCGGCGACACTCGCGCAAAGCCTGTCGATGTCGGCAATGGGCGAGCTGCCGATGCCCGGCGGCTGGTCGATGTCGATGCTCTGGATGCCGACCTGCGGGCGAAGCTGGGCGCGCGTGGCGCTATCGTTTGCCGGCATGTGGATCGTGATGATGGCGGCGATGATGCTGCCGTCGCTCACGCAGATGCTGGCGCGCTATCGCGACGCGGTCGGCTCGCAAGTGCACTCGACGCAACTCGCGTTGCTGACGTTGCGGGTTGCGCTCGGGTATTGGGTCGTATGGATCGCGGGCGGCGTCGCGGTCTTCGCGCTGGGCGCCGCGCTCACGACGTTCGAGTTGCGATCGCAAGCGCTTGCGCGCGCGGTTCCGCTCGCGGCCGGTGTGGTCGTGCTGCTGGCCGGCGCGCTTCAGTTGAGCGCGTGGAAAGCGCGTCACCTTGCCTGCTGCCGGGCAACGCCGCGCGTCGCCGCAAACGCCGCCGCCGCGTGGCGACACGGCGTGCGCATCGGCATCCACTGTGGCTGCTGCTGCGCGGGATTGACGGCGATGTTGCTGGTCGTCGGCATGATGGACCTGCGGATGATGGCCGTCGTGACGGCCGCGATCACCGCCGAGCGGTTTTCACCGAACGGCGCGCGCATTGCCCGGATGGTCGGCGCCGCGGCCCTTGGCGGCGGTTTGCTGCTGATCGTTCAGGCCTGCTTCTCTGCGGCCGGATGA
- a CDS encoding DUF4148 domain-containing protein encodes MKSLIQAVVIAATLAAPVAVFAQQSNQPLTRAQVRAELIQVEKAGYNPARSNPNEYPGNIQAAEARIAAQNSAVGGVTSGSSQEGHAAE; translated from the coding sequence ATGAAATCGCTCATTCAAGCCGTCGTTATCGCTGCTACCCTTGCCGCTCCGGTTGCTGTTTTCGCCCAACAATCGAACCAGCCGTTGACCCGCGCGCAAGTGCGCGCAGAGCTGATCCAGGTGGAAAAGGCCGGTTACAACCCGGCGCGTTCGAACCCGAATGAATATCCGGGCAACATCCAGGCTGCCGAAGCTCGCATCGCGGCGCAAAACAGCGCAGTCGGCGGTGTCACCAGCGGTTCGTCGCAAGAAGGTCACGCAGCTGAATAA
- a CDS encoding aldehyde dehydrogenase family protein has translation MSQFANYIDGQWVDGASVSRNVNPSNLDDVVGEFAQADAEQTQRAISAARKAFAQWSLSTPQQRFDVLDQAATTILARKAELGRLLAREEGKTLPEAIGEVGRAGQIFKFFAGEALRLGGESVPSVRPGMTVEMTREPIGVVGLITPWNFPIAIPAWKIAPALAYGNTVVIKPADLVPASTWELVKIIADAGAPAGVINLVMGRGSVVGEALVNSPDVDAVSFTGSVSTGRAIGAKCFASGKKFQLEMGGKNPMVVLDDADLDVAIEACLNGAFYSTGQRCTASSRLIVTEGIYDRFIDGMKARMRALKIGDALADGTHIGPVVDDKQLQQDERYLAIAREEGGTVFGGERVEGATQGYFLAPALVTDTTPAMRINREEVFGPVASVIKVKDYHEALAVANDTEFGLSAGICTTSLNYASHFRRHAQAGMVMVNTATAGVDYHVPFGGRKGSSYGPREQGSYAREFYTTVKTAYINAGAV, from the coding sequence ATGAGCCAGTTTGCAAACTACATCGACGGACAGTGGGTGGACGGCGCAAGCGTCTCCCGCAACGTCAATCCTTCGAATCTCGACGACGTGGTCGGCGAATTCGCACAGGCCGATGCCGAGCAGACGCAACGCGCGATCAGCGCGGCGCGTAAAGCGTTCGCGCAGTGGTCGTTGTCGACACCGCAACAGCGTTTCGACGTGCTCGACCAGGCGGCCACCACGATCCTCGCGCGCAAGGCCGAGCTTGGCCGGCTGCTCGCGCGTGAAGAGGGCAAGACGCTGCCGGAGGCGATCGGCGAAGTCGGCCGCGCCGGGCAGATCTTCAAGTTCTTCGCCGGTGAAGCACTGCGGCTTGGTGGCGAAAGCGTGCCGTCGGTGCGGCCGGGCATGACCGTCGAAATGACGCGCGAGCCGATTGGCGTGGTCGGCCTGATTACGCCGTGGAATTTCCCGATCGCGATTCCGGCGTGGAAGATCGCGCCGGCACTCGCGTACGGCAACACGGTCGTGATCAAGCCGGCCGATCTGGTGCCGGCGAGTACGTGGGAGCTGGTCAAGATCATCGCCGACGCGGGCGCGCCGGCGGGCGTCATCAATCTCGTGATGGGACGCGGTTCGGTGGTCGGCGAGGCGCTGGTGAATTCGCCGGACGTCGACGCGGTGAGCTTCACCGGATCGGTCTCGACTGGCCGCGCGATCGGCGCGAAATGCTTTGCGTCGGGCAAGAAGTTTCAGCTGGAGATGGGCGGCAAGAACCCGATGGTCGTGCTCGACGACGCCGACCTCGACGTCGCGATCGAAGCGTGCCTCAACGGTGCGTTCTATTCGACGGGCCAGCGTTGTACGGCGTCGAGCCGGCTGATCGTGACCGAAGGGATTTACGACCGCTTCATCGACGGGATGAAGGCGCGCATGCGGGCGCTGAAGATCGGCGATGCGCTCGCGGACGGCACGCACATCGGCCCGGTCGTTGACGACAAGCAGTTGCAGCAGGACGAGCGTTATCTCGCGATTGCGCGGGAAGAAGGCGGCACGGTGTTCGGCGGCGAGCGCGTCGAGGGCGCGACACAGGGTTACTTCCTCGCGCCGGCATTGGTCACGGACACGACGCCGGCCATGCGTATCAATCGCGAAGAAGTGTTCGGCCCGGTGGCCTCGGTGATCAAGGTCAAGGATTACCACGAGGCGCTCGCGGTCGCCAACGATACTGAGTTCGGTTTGTCGGCCGGTATCTGCACGACGTCGCTGAATTACGCGAGCCATTTCCGCCGTCATGCGCAGGCCGGCATGGTGATGGTCAACACCGCGACGGCGGGCGTCGATTATCACGTGCCGTTCGGCGGCCGCAAGGGTTCGAGCTACGGTCCGCGCGAGCAGGGCAGCTACGCACGCGAGTTCTATACGACGGTGAAGACCGCGTATATCAACGCGGGCGCGGTTTGA
- a CDS encoding fumarylacetoacetate hydrolase family protein codes for MSATSPSSFLPDDLDRALLVGRVWRKTEQHEGPCVVAVRNGEVFDITASVPTTADLFERDDAAQLARTAPGVSLGSVAQLIEANLPASVAAAAPAVRLLAPCDVQAIKACGVTFAVSLIERVIEEQAGGDPAKAKEVRETIASTIGTDLSKIKPGSEEAMKLKAELERRDAWSQYMEVGIGPDAEVFSKSQPMSAVGFGADVGLLAASVWNNPEPEIVLAVNSRGGIVGATLGNDVNLRDIEGRSALLLGKCKDNNGSCAIGPFVRLFDDTFSLDSVRSASVALRVEGADDDFVLDGVSHMSEISRDPADLVAQTCGRHHQYPDGFMLFLGTMFSPIKDRDAPGGGFTHHLGDRVTISTPQLGALTNTVRLSTEIEPWTFGVRALYRNLAARGLLVAG; via the coding sequence ATGTCCGCAACTTCTCCATCCAGTTTCCTTCCGGACGACCTCGACCGCGCGCTGCTCGTCGGCCGCGTGTGGCGCAAGACCGAGCAGCACGAGGGGCCGTGCGTGGTCGCCGTGCGCAACGGCGAAGTGTTCGACATCACCGCGAGCGTGCCGACCACCGCCGACCTGTTCGAACGCGACGATGCCGCGCAGCTCGCGCGCACCGCGCCGGGCGTGTCGCTCGGGTCGGTTGCGCAACTGATCGAAGCGAACCTGCCGGCGTCGGTTGCGGCGGCGGCGCCGGCTGTGCGTCTGCTCGCGCCGTGCGACGTGCAGGCGATCAAGGCCTGCGGCGTCACGTTCGCGGTGAGCCTGATCGAGCGTGTGATCGAGGAACAGGCGGGCGGCGATCCGGCGAAGGCGAAGGAAGTACGCGAGACGATCGCATCGACGATCGGCACCGATCTGTCGAAGATCAAGCCGGGCTCGGAAGAGGCGATGAAGCTGAAGGCGGAACTCGAACGGCGCGATGCGTGGTCGCAATACATGGAAGTCGGCATTGGCCCGGACGCCGAAGTATTTTCGAAGTCGCAGCCGATGTCGGCGGTCGGCTTCGGCGCGGACGTCGGCCTGCTCGCCGCGTCGGTGTGGAACAACCCGGAGCCGGAGATCGTGCTCGCGGTGAATAGCCGCGGCGGCATCGTCGGCGCGACGCTCGGCAACGACGTGAATCTGCGCGATATCGAAGGCCGCTCGGCGCTGCTGCTCGGCAAGTGCAAGGACAACAACGGCTCGTGCGCGATCGGCCCGTTCGTGCGGCTGTTCGACGATACGTTCTCGCTCGATTCGGTGCGTAGCGCGAGCGTGGCGCTGCGCGTCGAAGGCGCCGACGACGACTTCGTGCTCGACGGCGTCAGTCACATGAGCGAGATCAGCCGCGACCCGGCCGACCTCGTCGCGCAAACCTGCGGCCGGCATCATCAGTACCCGGACGGCTTCATGCTGTTCCTCGGCACGATGTTCTCGCCGATCAAAGATCGCGACGCACCCGGCGGCGGCTTCACGCACCATCTCGGCGACCGCGTGACGATCTCGACGCCGCAGCTCGGCGCGCTGACCAACACCGTGCGTCTGTCCACTGAAATCGAACCGTGGACGTTCGGCGTGCGCGCGCTGTACCGCAACCTCGCCGCGCGTGGTCTGCTGGTTGCTGGGTAA
- a CDS encoding IlvD/Edd family dehydratase, translating into MSASTPRRLRSQEWFDDPSHADMTALYVERFMNYGLTREELQSGRPIIGIAQTGSDLAPCNRHHIELAARTKAGIRDAGGIPMEFPVHPLAEQSRRPTAALDRNLAYLGLVEILHGFPLDGVVLTTGCDKTTPACLMAAATVDMPAIVLSGGPMLDGWHDGKRVGSGTVIWHARNLLAAGEIDYEGFMELTTASSPSIGHCNTMGTALSMNSLAEALGMSLPGCASIPAAYRERGQMAYATGKRIVDLVREDVRPSKIMTKEAFENAIVVASALGASTNCPPHLIAIARHMGVELSLADWQRVGEAVPLIVNCMPAGEYLGESFHRAGGVPAVMRELAKGGLVHEQCLTVSGRTMGEIAADAPKPDREVIKTTDDPLKHGAGFMVLSGNFFDSAIMKMSVVGEAFRKTYLSEPGAENTFEARAIVFDGPEDYHARINDPSLEIDEHCILVIRGTGTVGYPGSAEVVNMAPPAALVRQGITSLPTLGDGRQSGTSASPSILNMSPEAAVGGGLALLRTNDRIRVDLNARSVNVLVDEAELERRRETVHFEIPPAQTPWQELYRKTVGQLSTGGCLEPATLYLKVIAERGNPRHSH; encoded by the coding sequence ATGTCAGCATCCACCCCGCGCCGGCTGCGCAGCCAGGAATGGTTCGACGATCCATCGCACGCGGATATGACGGCGCTGTACGTCGAGCGTTTCATGAACTACGGTCTGACGCGCGAAGAGCTGCAGTCGGGCCGGCCGATCATCGGCATCGCGCAGACGGGCAGCGACCTCGCGCCCTGCAACCGGCATCACATCGAACTCGCGGCGCGCACCAAGGCCGGTATTCGCGATGCGGGTGGTATTCCGATGGAGTTTCCGGTTCATCCGCTCGCCGAACAGAGCCGTCGGCCGACCGCCGCGCTCGACCGCAATCTAGCCTATCTCGGGCTCGTCGAAATTCTGCACGGCTTTCCGCTCGACGGCGTGGTGCTGACCACCGGCTGCGACAAGACCACGCCCGCCTGCCTGATGGCCGCGGCCACCGTCGATATGCCGGCGATCGTGCTGTCCGGCGGTCCGATGCTGGACGGCTGGCACGACGGCAAGCGAGTCGGCTCGGGCACGGTGATCTGGCATGCACGCAATCTGCTCGCGGCCGGCGAGATCGACTACGAAGGTTTCATGGAGCTGACTACGGCGTCGTCGCCGTCGATCGGCCACTGCAACACGATGGGTACCGCGCTGTCGATGAACAGCCTCGCCGAAGCGCTCGGCATGTCGCTGCCCGGCTGCGCGAGCATTCCTGCGGCCTATCGCGAGCGCGGCCAGATGGCGTACGCGACCGGTAAGCGCATCGTCGATCTGGTGCGCGAGGATGTGCGGCCGTCGAAGATCATGACGAAGGAAGCGTTTGAAAACGCGATCGTCGTCGCGTCGGCGCTCGGCGCATCGACCAATTGCCCGCCGCATCTGATTGCGATTGCGCGGCATATGGGCGTCGAGTTGAGTCTCGCCGACTGGCAGCGCGTCGGCGAAGCGGTGCCGCTGATCGTCAACTGCATGCCGGCGGGCGAATATCTCGGCGAGAGTTTTCACCGCGCGGGCGGCGTGCCGGCGGTGATGCGCGAACTGGCGAAAGGCGGTCTCGTGCATGAGCAATGCTTGACCGTGTCGGGCCGCACGATGGGCGAAATCGCAGCCGATGCACCCAAGCCGGATCGCGAAGTGATCAAGACGACCGACGATCCGCTCAAGCACGGCGCCGGTTTCATGGTGCTGTCGGGCAACTTCTTCGATAGCGCGATCATGAAGATGTCGGTGGTCGGCGAAGCATTCCGCAAGACCTACCTGAGCGAGCCCGGCGCGGAAAACACCTTCGAGGCACGCGCGATCGTGTTCGATGGTCCGGAGGACTATCACGCGCGCATCAACGATCCGTCGCTCGAAATCGACGAGCATTGCATTCTGGTGATTCGCGGCACCGGCACGGTCGGCTATCCGGGCAGCGCCGAGGTCGTCAACATGGCGCCGCCCGCGGCATTGGTGCGCCAGGGCATCACGTCGCTGCCGACGCTCGGTGACGGCCGCCAGAGCGGCACGTCCGCGAGTCCGTCGATTCTGAACATGTCGCCGGAAGCGGCGGTGGGTGGTGGCCTCGCATTGCTGCGCACGAACGACCGCATTCGGGTCGATCTGAATGCGCGCAGCGTCAACGTGCTGGTCGATGAAGCGGAACTCGAACGGCGCCGCGAGACCGTGCACTTCGAGATTCCGCCTGCGCAAACGCCATGGCAGGAGCTGTATCGCAAGACGGTTGGGCAGCTTTCGACCGGTGGCTGTCTCGAACCGGCGACGCTTTATCTGAAGGTGATTGCCGAGCGCGGCAATCCACGGCATTCGCACTGA
- a CDS encoding MFS transporter: MTAVPSAKTTTATTTARSNEFEDQTYRKVVRRLLPILLLCYVVAYLDRVNVGFAKLQMLDDLGLSDTMYAIGASVFFWGYFIFEVPSNVFLHRYGARFWIARIMFTWGLVSMALAFVEPLARVAHVETATMFYLLRFLLGICEAGFFPGVILYLNYWFPAQRQSRVMSGFLIAMPVSLMLGGVVSGWLMDHTSGLFGYQGWQWMLLIEGVPSLLTAFVVYFSLDDGIEKARWLTPQEKNLLASNLQRESVQKTRRFASAVRDPRVWLLVAILLTFNTGFYGLAFWLPSIIKATGVQDPLHIGLLTAIPYGVAIIATLANAAHSKKTGERRLHAAIPALIGGIGLIMSAALAHHVVLAITFLTIATAGILALMPIYWTFPGQLLSGAAAAAGIAMINAIGNLSGFTGSMITAVAKNLTGDINNGTYALGACLLVSCVLILLVPRSMLTRSVSTDAATPGAETAHAKQDTSKHAGHANETLTTTER, from the coding sequence ATGACCGCTGTACCGTCCGCAAAAACGACCACCGCCACAACCACCGCGCGGTCCAACGAGTTCGAAGACCAGACCTACCGCAAGGTCGTGCGCCGGCTGCTGCCGATACTGCTGCTGTGCTATGTGGTCGCCTATCTGGATCGCGTGAACGTGGGCTTTGCAAAGTTGCAGATGCTCGACGATCTCGGCCTGTCCGACACGATGTACGCAATCGGCGCGAGCGTGTTTTTCTGGGGCTATTTCATCTTCGAAGTGCCCAGTAACGTGTTCCTGCATCGCTATGGCGCACGCTTCTGGATCGCGCGGATCATGTTTACGTGGGGGCTCGTTTCGATGGCGCTCGCGTTCGTCGAACCGCTCGCGCGCGTTGCGCACGTCGAGACCGCGACGATGTTCTACCTGCTGCGCTTCCTGCTCGGTATCTGCGAAGCGGGCTTTTTCCCCGGCGTGATTCTGTATCTGAACTACTGGTTTCCCGCGCAGCGGCAAAGCCGGGTGATGTCGGGTTTTCTGATCGCGATGCCGGTCAGCCTGATGCTCGGCGGCGTCGTGTCGGGCTGGCTGATGGACCATACATCCGGTCTGTTCGGCTACCAGGGCTGGCAGTGGATGCTGTTGATCGAAGGCGTGCCGTCGCTGTTGACCGCATTCGTCGTGTACTTTTCGCTCGATGACGGCATCGAAAAGGCGCGCTGGCTTACGCCGCAGGAGAAGAACCTGCTCGCGTCCAACCTGCAGCGTGAAAGCGTGCAAAAGACAAGGCGTTTCGCCTCGGCCGTGCGTGATCCGCGCGTATGGCTGCTGGTCGCGATCCTGCTCACCTTCAACACCGGCTTCTACGGCCTCGCGTTCTGGCTGCCGTCGATCATCAAGGCGACCGGCGTGCAGGACCCGCTGCATATCGGCCTGTTGACCGCGATTCCTTACGGCGTCGCCATCATCGCGACGCTCGCGAACGCCGCGCATTCGAAGAAAACCGGCGAGCGGCGCCTGCACGCGGCGATTCCTGCGTTGATTGGCGGAATCGGCCTGATCATGAGCGCGGCATTGGCGCATCATGTGGTATTGGCGATCACGTTTCTGACGATCGCGACCGCCGGCATCCTTGCATTGATGCCGATTTACTGGACGTTCCCCGGACAACTGCTGTCCGGCGCCGCGGCCGCGGCCGGTATCGCGATGATCAACGCGATCGGCAATCTGTCCGGCTTCACCGGTTCGATGATTACCGCGGTGGCGAAAAATCTGACCGGCGACATCAACAACGGTACGTACGCACTCGGTGCGTGTCTGCTGGTCAGTTGCGTGCTGATCCTGCTGGTGCCGCGCTCGATGCTGACGCGCAGCGTGTCGACTGACGCCGCGACGCCCGGTGCAGAGACCGCGCATGCAAAGCAGGACACCAGCAAGCACGCCGGGCACGCCAACGAAACCCTCACCACGACGGAGAGATAA
- the hutC gene encoding histidine utilization repressor — protein MKSEVSLHQRIRANIEQRILSGEWGPGYRIPFEHELMVEYDCARMTVNKALFALTQAGLIERRRRVGSFVRRPAAQSAVIAIPDIEAEIVARGQQYRYELLAKRRRRATKQDRELMRLDARATVLAVTCLHYADARPAALEDRRIVLDEVPAAEQVDFSVVPPGGWLLRHIPWHVAENQITALNAPDDIATLLQIETGSACLVVDRKTWRMEAPITSVRLWFPGDLQRLFARFTPAGAAPRAPGFDQAG, from the coding sequence ATGAAGAGCGAGGTATCCCTACACCAGCGCATACGGGCCAACATCGAGCAGCGCATCCTGTCTGGCGAATGGGGACCTGGCTATCGTATTCCTTTCGAACATGAGTTGATGGTCGAATATGACTGCGCGCGGATGACGGTCAACAAGGCGTTATTCGCGCTGACACAGGCGGGCCTGATCGAGCGGCGCCGCCGCGTCGGCAGCTTCGTGCGCCGGCCGGCCGCACAATCCGCGGTTATCGCGATTCCGGATATCGAAGCCGAAATCGTCGCGCGCGGACAGCAATATCGCTACGAACTGCTCGCGAAGCGCAGGCGCCGCGCCACTAAACAGGACCGGGAACTGATGCGACTCGATGCCCGTGCCACGGTGCTCGCTGTGACATGCCTGCATTACGCGGATGCACGGCCCGCCGCACTCGAAGACCGGCGGATCGTGCTCGACGAAGTGCCGGCCGCGGAGCAGGTCGATTTTTCGGTCGTGCCTCCCGGGGGCTGGTTGCTGCGGCATATCCCGTGGCACGTTGCCGAGAATCAGATCACTGCGCTCAACGCACCCGACGACATCGCGACATTGCTCCAGATCGAGACGGGCAGCGCGTGTCTCGTCGTCGACCGGAAAACGTGGCGCATGGAAGCGCCAATCACCAGCGTGCGGCTGTGGTTCCCCGGCGATCTGCAGCGCCTGTTCGCGCGTTTCACGCCGGCCGGTGCGGCACCGCGCGCGCCCGGTTTCGATCAGGCCGGATAG
- a CDS encoding ABC transporter substrate-binding protein has product MPNNRCRQRTASMLVALAACTAFACAALPANAQTYGNCAVTGKKGSMPLKPAIPGQLTVEVSLPAPGWWNGDTPESMKDGYEYCMAANIAWRAGLDKVVVRNVSWDALIAGQTKDYDLALSEASITPERAKVVDFSTPYFDSDIGALVKTSNPVTASNIRTMRIGVHQGTTGETFASNVLKPSTPVKVFPDTSGMFTALAANQIDVVLTDTAYSLGQAANSHGTMKVVGQYSTGEKYGAIYPKGSSNEANLNKIIQAMTDDGTLKMLAQKYLAAAWGQDPTKVPYFKP; this is encoded by the coding sequence ATGCCGAATAATCGTTGTCGCCAGCGCACGGCCTCGATGCTTGTTGCGCTCGCCGCATGCACGGCATTCGCGTGCGCCGCATTGCCTGCCAATGCGCAGACGTATGGCAATTGTGCCGTGACCGGCAAGAAAGGCTCGATGCCGCTCAAGCCGGCGATTCCCGGCCAGCTGACCGTGGAAGTCTCGCTACCCGCGCCAGGCTGGTGGAACGGCGACACACCGGAATCGATGAAAGACGGCTACGAATACTGCATGGCTGCCAACATCGCATGGCGTGCGGGTCTCGACAAGGTCGTCGTGCGCAACGTGTCGTGGGATGCGCTGATTGCCGGCCAGACCAAGGACTACGACCTGGCGTTATCCGAAGCATCGATCACGCCGGAACGCGCCAAGGTGGTCGACTTCTCGACGCCCTATTTCGATTCCGACATCGGCGCGCTGGTCAAGACCTCGAACCCGGTTACCGCCAGCAATATCCGCACGATGCGGATCGGCGTGCATCAGGGCACGACGGGAGAGACTTTCGCCTCCAACGTGCTGAAGCCGTCGACACCGGTCAAGGTATTCCCCGACACGTCCGGCATGTTCACCGCACTTGCCGCCAATCAGATCGACGTCGTGCTGACCGACACCGCCTATTCGCTTGGCCAGGCCGCCAATTCGCATGGCACGATGAAAGTGGTCGGCCAATATTCGACCGGCGAGAAATACGGTGCGATCTATCCTAAAGGTTCATCTAACGAAGCGAACCTCAACAAGATCATCCAGGCGATGACGGATGACGGTACGCTGAAGATGCTGGCCCAGAAATATCTCGCGGCCGCGTGGGGCCAGGATCCGACGAAAGTCCCCTATTTCAAGCCATAA
- a CDS encoding amino acid ABC transporter permease — MQQVQPLALEAAGEERFWHFRAPPKDSTRGAGVTLVFALAVAACSWRTLIDLQATLASVDVKSAGINALLVVLGIIALYPAVPGIRGLLLARQSRRDVAAGNLGAARTAASASRNQRWVSIGLALSLLVVVGLIQFLIANDLAVSRTFFLVPLMSETFPLVGKAFLINIRIFMVAEVLALIVGLIAAIARIAPDSAWRPIRVLAVTYIDVFRGLPAIITIYLVGFGISLTGLPVLKDLSPESFAIIALTLTSSAYVAEIYRAGIESIHWSQTAAARSLGLSYLQTLRFIVVPQAVRRMIPPLLSQFISLQKDTALVNVIGSMDAFNQAKIIASNHFNLSTVTTVAVIFIAITIPQARFVDRLIERRRLAAGT, encoded by the coding sequence ATGCAACAAGTGCAACCCCTCGCGCTTGAAGCCGCAGGTGAAGAGCGATTCTGGCATTTCCGCGCCCCGCCGAAGGACTCTACGCGAGGCGCGGGGGTCACGCTCGTCTTCGCACTTGCCGTCGCGGCGTGCAGCTGGCGCACGCTGATCGACCTGCAGGCGACGCTCGCGTCAGTCGACGTCAAAAGCGCCGGCATCAACGCGCTGCTAGTAGTGCTCGGCATCATTGCGCTTTATCCGGCCGTGCCCGGCATACGTGGCCTGCTCCTCGCACGTCAGTCGCGCCGCGACGTTGCCGCCGGCAATCTCGGTGCCGCACGCACCGCCGCTTCGGCGTCGCGCAATCAACGTTGGGTGTCGATCGGCCTCGCGCTGTCGCTGCTGGTCGTGGTCGGTTTGATCCAGTTTCTGATTGCCAACGATCTGGCTGTTAGCCGCACGTTCTTCCTGGTGCCGCTGATGTCGGAGACGTTCCCGCTGGTCGGCAAGGCATTCCTGATCAACATCCGTATCTTCATGGTCGCCGAAGTGCTGGCGCTCATCGTCGGACTCATCGCGGCGATCGCGCGCATTGCGCCGGATTCCGCCTGGCGACCGATCCGCGTGCTGGCCGTCACGTATATCGACGTGTTCCGCGGTCTGCCCGCGATCATCACGATCTATCTGGTCGGTTTCGGCATTTCGCTGACGGGACTGCCGGTGCTGAAGGACCTGTCGCCGGAGTCTTTCGCGATCATCGCGCTGACGCTGACGTCGAGCGCGTATGTCGCCGAAATCTATCGCGCCGGCATCGAGAGCATTCACTGGAGCCAGACCGCGGCCGCGCGCTCGCTCGGTCTGTCGTATCTGCAGACGCTGCGCTTTATCGTCGTACCGCAAGCGGTGCGCCGCATGATTCCGCCGCTGCTGAGCCAGTTCATCAGCCTGCAGAAAGACACCGCGCTCGTCAACGTGATCGGCTCGATGGACGCGTTCAATCAGGCAAAGATCATCGCGAGCAACCATTTCAACCTGTCGACCGTGACGACGGTGGCGGTGATCTTCATCGCGATCACGATTCCGCAAGCGCGTTTCGTCGATCGGCTGATCGAACGCCGCCGTCTTGCGGCTGGAACCTGA